The stretch of DNA AATAGAGCAGTACGTTTGCGTGAATACATAGCGCATCCGTGGCACACCCAGGGAACTGAAACATCTAAGTACCTGGAGGAAGAGAAAGAAATTCGATTCCCTGAGTAGCGGCGAGCGAAACGGGAAGAGCCCAAACCAAGAAGCTTGCTTCTTGGGGTTGTAGGACACTCAATACGGAGTTACAAAGGAACGAGTTAGACGAAGCGATCTGGAAAGGTCCGCCGCAGCAGGTAAAAGCCCTGTAGTCGAAAGTTCGTTCTCTCCTGAGTGGATCCTGAGTACGGCGGAACACGTGAAATTCCGTCGGAATCTGGGAGGACCATCTCCCAAGGCTAAATACTACCTAGTGACCGATAGTGAACCAGTACCGTGAGGGAAAGGTGAAAAGCACCCCGGAAGGGGAGTGAAAGAGATCCTGAAACCGTGTGCCTACAAGTAGTTAGAGCCCGTTAATGGGTGATAGCGTGCCTTTTGTAGAATGAACCGGCGAGTTACGATTGCATGCAAGGTTAAGCTGAGAAGGCGGAGCCGCAGCGAAAGCGAGTCTGAATAGGGCGATAGAGTATGTAGTTGTAGACCCGAAACCAGGTGATCTACCCATGTCCAGGGTGAAGGTAAGGTAACACTTACTGGAGGCCCGAACCCACGCACGTTGAAAAGTGCGGGGATGAGGTGTGGGTAGCGGAGAAATTCCAATCGAACCTGGAGATAGCTGGTTCTCTCCGAAATAGCTTTAGGGCTAGCCTCAATTTTGAGAATCCTGGAGGTAGAGCACTGTTTGGACTAGGGGCCCATCCCGGGTTACCGAATTCAGACAAACTCCGAATGCCAGAGATTTATAATTGGGAGTCAGACTGCGAGTGATAAGATCCGTAGTCAAGAGGGAAACAGCCCAGACCACCAGCTAAGGTCCCCAAGTAATTGTTAAGTGGAAAAGGATGTGGCGTTGCTTAGACAACCAGGATGTTGGCTTAGAAGCAGCCATCATTTAAAGAGTGCGTAATAGCTCACTGGTCGAGTGACGCTGCGCCGAAAATGTATCGGGGCTAAACAATTCACCGAAGCTGTGGATGGATTCCGTATGGAATCCGTGGTAGGAGAGCGTTCTAAGGGCGTTGAAGCTAGACCGGAAGGACTGGTGGAGCGCTTAGAAGTGAGAATGCCGGTATGAGTAGCGAAAGACGGGTGAGAATCCCGTCCACCGAATGACTAAGGTTTCCTGAGGAAGGCTCGTCCGCTCAGGGTTAGTCGGGACCTAAGCCGAGGCCGATAGGCGTAGGCGATGGACAACAGGTTGATATTCCTGTACCACCACTCCACCGTTTGAGTAATGGGGGGACGCAGAAGGATAGGGTAAGCGTACTGTTGGTTATGTACGTTCAAGCAGTAAGGCGTGGAATGAGGCAAATCCCGTTCCTATAACGTTGAGCTGTGATGACAAGGACCATTAGGTCTGAGTTCCTGATTTCACACTGCCAAGAAAAGCCTCTAACGAGGTGGAAGGTGCCCGTACCGCAAACCGACACAGGTAGTCGAGGAGAGAATCCTAAGGTGAGCGAGAGAACTCTCGTTAAGGAACTCGGCAAAATGACCCCGTAACTTCGGGAGAAGGGGTGCTCTATTAGGGTGTTAAAGCCCGAGAGAGCCGCAGTGAATAGGCCCAGGCGACTGTTTAGCAAAAACACAGGTCTCTGCAAAACCGTAAGGTGACGTATAGGGGCTGACGCCTGCCCGGTGCTGGAAGGTTAAGAGGAGTGCTTAGCGCAAGCGAAGGTGCGAATTGAAGCCCCAGTAAACGGCGGCCGTAACTATAACGGTCCTAAGGTAGCGAAATTCCTTGTCGGGTAAGTTCCGACCCGCACGAAAGGCGTAACGATCTGGGCACTGTCTCAACGAGAGACTCGGTGAAATTATAGTACCTGTGAAGATGCAGGTTACCCGCGACAGGACGGAAAGACCCCGTGGAGCTTTACTGTAGCCTGATATTGAATTTTGGTACAACTTGTACAGGATAGGTAGGAGCCTGAGATTCCGGAGCGCCAGCTTCGGAGGAGGCGTCGGTGGGATACTACCCTGGTTGTATTGAACTTCTAACCCTTGCCCCTTAGCGGGGCAGGAGACAGTGTCAGGCGGGCAGTTTGACTGGGGCGGTCGCCTCCTAAAGTGTAACGGAGGCGCCCAAAGGTTCCCTCAGAATGGTTGGAAATCATTCGTAGAGTGTAAAGGCAGAAGGGAGCTTGACTGCGAGACCTACAAGTCGAGCAGGGTCGAAAGACGGGCTTAGTGATCCGGTGGTTCCGCATGGAAGGGCCATCGCTCAACGGATAAAAGCTACCCCGGGGATAACAGGCTTATCTCCCCCAAGAGTCCACATCGACGGGGAGGTTTGGCACCTCGATGTCGGCTCATCGCATCCTGGGGCTGTAGTCGGTCCCAAGGGTTGGGCTGTTCGCCCATTAAAGCGGTACGCGAGCTGGGTTCAGAACGTCGTGAGACAGTTCGGTCCCTATCCGTCGTGGGCGTAGGAAATTTGAGAGGAGCTGTCCTTAGTACGAGAGGACCGGGATGGACACACCGCTGGTGTACCAGTTGTTCTGCCAAGAGCATCGCTGGGTAGCTATGTGTGGCCGGGATAAGTGCTGAAAGCATCTAAGCATGAAGCCCCCCTCAAGATGAGATTTCCCATTACGCAAGTAAGTAAGATCCCTCAAAGACGATGAGGTAGATAGGTTCGAGGTGGAAGCGCGGTGACGTGTGCAGCTGACGAATACTAATCGATCGAGGACTTAACCAAAATGAATTTGAATGGTTTTCAATGACCCGTTTATCCAGTTTTGAGTGAACAAACACTCAAATAGTCTAGTGATAATGGCAAAGAGGTCACACCCGTTCCCATACCGAACACGGAAGTTAAGCTCTTTAGCGCCGATGGTAGTTGGGGGTTTCCCCCTGTGAGAGTAGGACGTCGCTAGGCAAAATAAGAAACCGATACCTTTCGAGGTGTCGGTTTTTTTGTGTTGTTTTTTAAGCTTAGTACGAAGGTGTGCGAGAAAGAGGAGGAACAAAGAGTTCGAGGAAACAAAGGGATGAGACTCGGAGCGTATAATATACGCGAGACTCGAAGACCTGCGGTTGACGAAGAAATCTGCCTTGCATCGTCTTTCGCAGCCTAGCACCGATGGTAGTTGGGGGCACCCTCTGTGAGAGTAGGACGTCGCTAGGCAAAATAAGAAATCGATACCTTTCGAGGTGTCGGTTTTTTTATGTTCTTTTTTAAACAGGAATCGAAGGTGTGCGATAAAGAGGAGGAACAAAGAGTTCAAGGAAATAAAGGGATGAGACTCGGAGCGTATAATATACGCGAGACTTGAAGACCTGCGGTTGACGAAGAAATCAGCCGTTCATCGTCTTTCGCAGCCTAGCGCCGATGATAGTTGGGGGGCACCCCCTGTAAGAGTAGGACGTCGCTAGGCAAATAAGAAACCGGTATGGTTTGAACAAGCGCATAGCGAAAATATAAACAATTAGTCTTTCTAAGACCTTAACTTTATGTAATAACCCAAGAACTTAAATGGGAAACCACTCTGCGTATGCTCCAGGGCTCTTTTCCGAGGAGGAAGGGTTATTTAAAGGGAAGATTCGGTTGATTAGGAGAAGTTGATTCAACAAGTCTACTAGCCAGTGAGATGAGTTTGAGCGATAAATTTTCAAACCCCTGATATAGAAAAGATATCTTGTTTCACTAATCAACTTAACTTGGCTTATGAGATTAGCTACAGCATGCTATATGTCTTGAAAGAGTGATTGTCATGAAGTAATCCATTAATCTATCAATCGTTAACTATTAAACCTATAGCTAGTTTGTAAGCGTATTGATGAATCCAATTACTTGTACATTACCGGGTAACTCGATATGTTAAGAATATAAAATGCAAGACGAGAGGATGTTGCCAAATGACGAATGTTTATGATTATGCTGCAACTTTAGTGAATGGCAAGGAAGTTTCATTAAGTGATTATAAAGGGCAACCTATGATTATTGTGAATACTGCTAGTAAATGCGGATTCACTCCACAGTTTCAAGAGTTACAAGAATTATATGATGAATATAAGGATCAAGGTCTTGTCGTTTTAGGTTTCCCATGCGGGCAATTTAGCAATCAAGAGTTTGATGATGTAAAAGAAACAATGGAATTTTGTCAATTGAATTATGGCGTATCATTCCCGATGTTCCAGAAGATAGATGTGAAAGGTGACAATGCTCATCCATTGTTCCAACACTTGGTTTCTGAGAAGAAAGGGTTATTGACCGAAGATATTAAATGGAACTTTACAAAGTTTTTGGTCGATCCCGACGGGCAAGTTGTAAAACGTTATGCACCACAATCATCGCCAAAGAAAATTGAAGGTGATTTGTTGCAATATATTTAATGAAATATCCGAATAATCTTTCTTATTACATGTTCCTTGACAGTCCATGTAGCCGCTGATAACCTTATCAATAATATTCATGAGGATATAGGGAGGCGTAAGAGATTATGTGGGAATCAAAATTTGTTAAAGAAGGCTTAACGTTTGATGATGTACTGCTTGTTCCAGCGAAGTCTGAAGTGTTACCGAAAGATGTTAGTTTGTCTGTTCATTTGACGTCAAAAATCAAATTAAATATACCAATCATCAGTGCTGGTATGGATACGGTCACTGAAGCTGCAATGGCGATTTCAATGGCTCGTCAAGGTGGTCTTGGTGTGATTCATAAAAACATGAGCATTGAAGAACAGGCTGAGCAAGTAGTCACGGTAAAACGTTCTGAAAATGGCGTTATTACAGATCCTTTCTTCCTTACGCCGACTCATCAAGTATACGATGCAGAACATTTAATGGGTAAATACCGTATTTCTGGTGTACCGATTGTTAACAATGAAGAAGAGTTAAAGTTGGTCGGGATTATTACAAACCGTGATCTTCGCTTTATTCAGGACTACTCATTGGCAATTGAAGATGTGATGACGAGAGAAGAATTGGTTACTGCTCCAGTAGGGACAACTCTTGAGGATGCAGAAAAGATTTTACAACAATATAAAATTGAAAAGCTACCGATTGTGGATGAGTCCGGTGTATTAAAAGGATTAATTACGATAAAAGATATCGAAAAAGTAATTGAGTTCCCCAATGCAGCAAAAGACCATCATGGACGTTTATTGGTGGGTGCGGCAGTAGGAGTTACTTCTGACACAATGAAGCGTGTTGAACACCTTGTAAAAGCTCAAGTCGATGTGATTGTTATCGATACGGCTCATGGTCATTCACAGGGCGTAATCGATACTGTCAGTGAGATTCGTAAAACGTATCCTGAATTGGATATCATTGCAGGGAATGTAGCAACTGCTGAAGGTACGGCGGCATTATTTGAAGCTGGTGCTGATGTGGTGAAAGTAGGAATTGGTCCAGGATCAATTTGTACAACTCGTGTTGTTGCTGGTGTCGGTGTTCCCCAAATTACGGCTGTTTACGATTGTGCGACAGAAGCTCGTAAACATGGCAAAACAATCATTGCCGATGGCGGGATTAAGTATTCTGG from Paenisporosarcina sp. FSL H8-0542 encodes:
- a CDS encoding glutathione peroxidase, translated to MTNVYDYAATLVNGKEVSLSDYKGQPMIIVNTASKCGFTPQFQELQELYDEYKDQGLVVLGFPCGQFSNQEFDDVKETMEFCQLNYGVSFPMFQKIDVKGDNAHPLFQHLVSEKKGLLTEDIKWNFTKFLVDPDGQVVKRYAPQSSPKKIEGDLLQYI
- the guaB gene encoding IMP dehydrogenase, yielding MWESKFVKEGLTFDDVLLVPAKSEVLPKDVSLSVHLTSKIKLNIPIISAGMDTVTEAAMAISMARQGGLGVIHKNMSIEEQAEQVVTVKRSENGVITDPFFLTPTHQVYDAEHLMGKYRISGVPIVNNEEELKLVGIITNRDLRFIQDYSLAIEDVMTREELVTAPVGTTLEDAEKILQQYKIEKLPIVDESGVLKGLITIKDIEKVIEFPNAAKDHHGRLLVGAAVGVTSDTMKRVEHLVKAQVDVIVIDTAHGHSQGVIDTVSEIRKTYPELDIIAGNVATAEGTAALFEAGADVVKVGIGPGSICTTRVVAGVGVPQITAVYDCATEARKHGKTIIADGGIKYSGDIVKALAAGGHVVMLGSLLAGTSESPGETEIFQGRRFKVYRGMGSIGAMEKGSKDRYFQDDAKKLVPEGIEGRLPYKGPLSDTIHQLMGGIRAGMGYCGTKDLQDLRENSQFIKMTGAGLIESHPHDVQITKESPNYSI